The genomic DNA TCTCAATATTAAAGGTCTAGCAATGAGTTGTAGCCGTTTAATTAAAGATTCAGCCatgccattttgtgtatgaacatgaggaacctgatgctccacATCGATTAATATTGACATACAATAGTCATTGAAagcttgtgaagtgaattcaccAGCGTTATCAAGTCTGACTTTCTTTATGGCATAATTAGGGAATTGAACTTTCAACCTGATTATTTGGGCAATGAATTTTCCGAAGGCCGTGTTTTGTGTTGTCAGTAGACACACATTTGACCATCTACTAGATGCgtcaatcattaccataaaataacgaAACGGCCCGCATGAAGGGTGGATAGGTCCACATATAGCaccatgtattctctctaaGAACAATGGTGATTCATTCCCAATTTTGGCTGGCGATGGCCGaattatgagttttccttgagaacatgcatcacatgaaaactcatcatatctaaaaatcttttggttctttaatGGATGGCCGTTAGAATTTTGCACAATTTTTCGCATCATGACTGAACCAGGATGTCCAAGTCTTTCATGCCATATCTTAGATGTACAAGTAAACTTAGAGTTTACTGTAACATAAgatgcaaaattatttattcttGTGCAATACAATTCAGAGGATAACATTGGCaattcttccaatatatgtttcCCCTCAGATGTTATGCAAAGATATTCAATGCCATTCTTATTCATAGtctctatatgatatccatttcttcggatatctctgaaactaatcaagtttctatgagacttagggcaatataatgcatcaatttcaaatttttttccccTTGGCATTGAAAAATTGGTTTTTCCAGAGCCTATAATAATTTTTGCATTACCACATATAGTACTCACGCTTCTAGCGGAGTCTTCtattttgagagaggagaaatatttttttctctttaactaTTTAGTGCGTTGTAGCACTGTCCGCTAGACAAATATCTCCATCctcaatctcaaaatttgacatattctgagataaaaatatttataaaaataaacattaataacaCAACATAAAGTCTTACAAaaaggtttattatatattacaataaaactattatccaaaaagatatatattaaaacataaaatacatatcaaacTATGACAAAGCATATTATGGCATATGGACCTTATTCGCATGATTTTCCGTTTTCATTATCAACGAGAAAATCTGCTATATCAAGATGGGGTTCATCGTTTAGGACATGGAAACAAGGTCCAGCTTCATCAGAGATGAGGTTGGTCTCAACATCCCTTTCTTTTGCTTGTTGAGATGCTTGATACAAATCGGCCAAATGTTTTGGAATACGACAGGTTTGATACCAATGTCCTTTCATGCCGCATCTGTAACAAGTACTTTCACCTTGTTTCTTTATAACGCGACCAAcattattgatttgaagatgCTTGTTGATTTTTCTAGCATTGAAGTCATTAGGAGAGAAACCTTGTTGAAGTCATTTGAAGACGCTTCTAGCGGAGTCTTCTATTTTGAGACAGGAGAAatactttttctctttaattatttaGTGCGTTGTAGCACTGTCTGCTAGACAAATATCTCCATCctcaatctcaaaatttgacatattctgagataaaaatatttataaaaataaacattaataacataacataaagtcttacaaaaaggtttattatatattacaataaaactattatccaaaaagatatatattaaaacataaaatacatatcaaacTATGACAAAGCATATTATGGCATATGGACCTTAATCGCATGATTTTCCGTTTTCATTATCAACGAGAAAATCTGCTATATCAAGATGGGGTTCATCGTTTAGGCCATGGAAAGAAGGTCCAGCTTCATCAGAGATGAGGTTGGTCTCaacatctctttcttttgcCTGTTGAGATGCTTGATACAGATCGGCCAAATGTTTTGGAATACGACAGGTTTGATACCAATGTCCTTTCATGCCGCATCTGTAACAAGTACTTTCACCTTGTTTCTTTATAACGCGACCAAcattattgatttgaagatgCTTGTTGATTTTTCTATCGTTGAAGTCATTAGGAGAGAAAcctcttccttttccttgttCGCGACCTTCTCCACGACCTCTTCCACGACCATGACCATGGCCTCGACCGCGTCCGTGTCCACGTCCTCGTCCTTGCCAATTATTATAGCTGGATGTagcaacattcacttctgaaagtggagctgatccagttggacgggtttgatgatttatcatcacgagctcattattttgttcagcaacatgcaaaacttgcatcaattcagaatatcgagtataccctctttctcgatattgttgctgcaggagtacatttgaaggatggaaagtttggaatgttttctcgatcatatcataatcggaAACTTCTTCTCCGCAGAGAGCCATCCTTGAAGTGATTCCGAACAAAGCGGAATTGTACTCacttacacttttgtaatcctgaAACCGCAGGTTTAGCCATTCATGTTTGGCTTTTGGTAAGATCACATACTTTTGGTGATCAAACCTATCCTTGAGCGCGATCCAGAGATCTGCAGGATTTTCTCTcgtgatgtattcattttttaaaccatcGTGGAGATGGTGACGCAAGAACATCATggttcttgctttttcctcttctaaccCCATTTCTGACGGATCAATGGTTTTGAGAAGCCCATTCCCTTTCAGATAGAATTTTACATCTAATGcccatgtcatataatttttcctAGAGACATCAAGGGCGGCGAATTCAAGCTTTGCCAAGTTTGACATGATtactatttaaataataaaacaatttgttaaatataaaattttatgaaataattttgtaaaaacttgttttagcaataaatataaactataaaaaaaaattataagttatataatatattcataaattaaaaccatCATTTTAGGAGGCATAACCTTccatatgatttaaaatatatagatctgaacatatgatcaaggaggcagagcctaccattagaTCAAGAATGTAGATCTAAATGATCAAGGAGGGAGAGCCTACCATTAGATCAAGAAGTATGTATAGTCTTTTACTCTATAAATAATAGATATAGTAATATtcatgtaaaataattaaattcaaacaaCTTTAACAAAACTTAAATCTTACCTCCAATTGATGATGTATCACAAATCTCTTATGCTCAAACTTGTAACGGATTGAGAGTTGTTCGtactgataacgtgttgtgaattaaaactacaaaacacttatgtgttttgtaatatcttgtaaagagaacaagaactaacaaagagagagaaagagagagagagagagagaaagagagagagagagagagagacgagaatGAGAGTGAGAGATTAGGGAACTCTTTCTTTTGatcaaagacaatttttttttatatcatactCTTCTTACAACAACTCCTTATTTATAGTGAGCAACAAAAGACATGAATCACACACTTATAGTGAGAGAGCTTACCATTAAAGAAACTCAAAAGGGACCTCAAGTGAGTCGTCCCATGCTTGAGCACTTCCATTAGAAGCATCTTCGACATCTTCTTCCATTGATAGCCTAATATATTCTCTATGAGCAAAACGATCCCACTCCGTCCATGTTGGATTTGCCCGCTCCTTTGTATATCCAGTTATAAACCATATCACAATGAATAACTCTATTAAGTATATATAGGTTAACTagattttctttaatatatatatagtgtgataCCTGGCGGATGAGGAAGGGATCGCGAGTTTCAAACGCCATAAACTTGTTGAGGTTGAAAAGTATGTTGAACACATTTCCAGAGAGCTTAGAACCCTTCAAGTCATTCAGACAAATGTACCCTTCGTCCTCTGGTTTGACCATGTCGAATAATTGGCACAAAATATCCTCAAACAGCACCGCCTCTTGCGCCATGCACTCCATTCTATGCAGCTGTTCCTCGTAAAAGAATTGTAGCTCGTTCCGCGTCAAAACTCCATTTGCATCCAAATCTATGCACTTGAACCTATATCATCAAACATTAATATAACACAAACAGAGCTCTTACCAAGTAACACCTACACAAAGACATGTCTATATAGATATGAATACATTCATACCAATACTCAAGACTAGGTTCTGATGACTTGTCTTCTTCGGCCAATATGAAGTAAACAAAATCCTCATATCCCATTTTTCCTTCGGTTTTACTAGTAAACTTCCTCGGTACCTATATAAGTACACAGTGACAATGACATTCCAACGgctagtatataaaaaaaaaaaactaaaaaaaaaaatatggaagacAATGCAAATGCAGAGTAGCTAACCTGAGAGAAGATTCGGTCGACAATTCTGTAGGTGAGTGCATGGTTACTATATCGGATGAGATTCTCTTTGTCGATCAAGAAATCATGGTCTGTATCCAGCTCCCAGAACTTGCAGTATATGACATAGAAATGTTCATACGAGAAGTACCTGATGAACGGTAGAGAGAGTCAGAATAGAAGccggttcaattttaatattaCTACTGATTATATTTGAGCCACCTACCTCAAAACCTTATTGATGTCCTCTTCTTCATCGGCATGCTGCATTGCATCAACTAGATTTCCTCGCTTAAGCTCTCTCAAGGTAAGATGCCCATTCCCACTTCTGTTTATGTAGTAATATATTCTGTATATTACAGTTTCAGCTGTTGCCAAAATGTTTTCACAAACATAACAAGGAATCATAAATTCAGATAGTCATTCCCTTACTTTTCAAATATTCATGGCAAAGGAATAAAAACGAACTAAAAGAAATCGGATAACGTCATAGTATTGGACTAACCATATCTATCTTGAAACTCAGGTGTGCCTTGTAAGAATTCAAG from Camelina sativa cultivar DH55 chromosome 7, Cs, whole genome shotgun sequence includes the following:
- the LOC104787316 gene encoding probable serine/threonine protein phosphatase 2A regulatory subunit B''delta, whose amino-acid sequence is MESITLDIELLQLPETSPVSMKSNQDFVKKLFDQWLALPETNRLVTSLVNDAKAGVALNVMCGGGSLGSNSGSNSPLASMFPARNGPPLSPRNSTGSPRITRQRTGLSNLNSPLKVVSDHVKELIPQFYFEDGRPPPNDLKEQCIAKINSLFYGHEDGLQIQEFKLVTTEICKVPSFFSTSIFKKVDTNNTGFVKREAFIDYWVKGNMLTKEITNQIYTILKQPDHKYLVQDDFKPVLQELLATHPGLEFLQGTPEFQDRYAETVIYRIYYYINRSGNGHLTLRELKRGNLVDAMQHADEEEDINKVLRYFSYEHFYVIYCKFWELDTDHDFLIDKENLIRYSNHALTYRIVDRIFSQVPRKFTSKTEGKMGYEDFVYFILAEEDKSSEPSLEYWFKCIDLDANGVLTRNELQFFYEEQLHRMECMAQEAVLFEDILCQLFDMVKPEDEGYICLNDLKGSKLSGNVFNILFNLNKFMAFETRDPFLIRQERANPTWTEWDRFAHREYIRLSMEEDVEDASNGSAQAWDDSLEVPFEFL